The Couchioplanes caeruleus sequence CGGAGCCGTGCACGGGAAGAAGGAACAGCAGCACGACGGCGATGACGACGAAGATCGCCAGTGTCTTGAACTGCCGGAAGAGATAGGCCGACGCGCCTTCCTGCACGGCGCCGGCGATCTCCTGCATGTTGGTGGTGCCGCGCCCGGCTTTGAGCACCGACTGCACGAACATGGCGGCGAACGCCAGCGCGACCAGCGCGAAGACCACTGCGACGATAACGAACGTGACATTGTCACCGCTGAGGGATACCCCGCCGCTTTCTGCGGCGAGGCTCATAGAGGTCCCGGACATCAATGTCCTCCTGTACGACCGACCGCACCCGGTAGCGGACGAGACTGCCGGGCGCATCCCCGCAACGGGGAGACGACAGAGCCGGTCCCGCGGGACGCGGAACCGGGGAGCAGTAGCTGATTACCGGCGTACTGTAGCGGCCAGACGTGGCAATGGTCACACCTGCATGCGGCCGTGTCGCGGTGATGTTTACCGCTGTGTTAGCGGTTGGCATCGACGCTGACGAACCTCTAGGCTCGCCGCGACAGATTTGCGGTTTCCGGCCGCCCTCGTCCGTCATGTCCATTTTGTGCTGTCGCGGGACGACGGTGCGCGCGACAGGCCGAAGTTTGCCCGAGATGGCCGGAACTTTTCGGGTTTGGCCCTCGGTCGCGTGCGCCGACACCACCGTCGGCGTTGACGTTCGCGCAGCGCCACCTGCGCCGTCTCCGGCATCGCGATGATGTCGGGCTACAGCGTCGCGTGAGATCTTCGGGGCGCTAGCGGTAGTGGCCGGAGCGGGATGTGGCCGTGCCGGCTCTGGCGTGGTGCGCCGGGTTGCGGCTCCCGGTCGCCACCGACCGCCGCGTCGACGTCCCGCTTGATCGCCTATGCGGGTGAGTCGCCGGGACAGCTTGTCAGCGGCGGGAAACGGGCCAGACCATGCGGACCTCGGTGCCCGCGCCGTCGTCGACCGGGCGGACCTGGAGATCGTCGACGAAGCCGGCCAGCAGGGCGAAGCCCACGCCGGTCGTCAGCGCCTCGTCGGTCAGCGACTCGTCGGCAAGCTCGTCCGGCGGCAACTTGGCCAGGCCGACGCTCGCCTCGATCGGCGCGCGGTCGATCACCCGTACCGTGTAGGAGTCCGAGTCGGACATTTCCACCATGACGAGGTCGGGCAGGTCGTACTGGTTGTGCAGGGCCACCGCCCTGGTGCACGCCTCGCCGATGGCCAGGCGCACCTCGTCGAGCAGATCCTCGGCGACCCCCGCGCGCCGAGCCACCGCCACGCCGACCAGCCGCGCCGTGCGCACGTGCACCGGCGCCGGGGAGAACGACAGCCGTACCGTCGCCATCACGCTGCCGGGGGGTTGTCGTCGCGATCGCCCGACGACGTCGAGGTCGCCGCCTCGACCGAGGGATGGATCGGGAACACTTGGTCGAGCGCGGTGATCCGGAAGATCTTGAGCAGCGGCTCCTTGGCACAGACCAGGCCGAAGGTGCCGTGCGCGGCCCGCAACCGCTTCAGGGCGCCGACCAGCACACCGAGGCCGGTGGAATCCAGGAAGTCGACGCGGCCCAGATCCACGACCACGTGCCGGGAGCCGCCGTCGACCAGTTCGACCAGGCGTTCCCGCAGCCGCGGGGCGGTGTACACGTCGACCTCACCGCCGACGTCGAGCACCGTGTGCTCGCCGACGGTCCGGGTCGTCAGCGAAAGCTCCATCGGTCCTCCTCCCTCCGGGGCAGACCCTCAGGCAGCCGATCTCCCCAGCGAATCTAACCACCGACTGTCATCCCCCGACGCGTGGGCACCCACCGTCGTACCCGTTTGAGGTTCGGGGCATACCGATGTCACAGTGCAGGACGTGACCACGACAGTCCCGGGCATTCCGGCCTCGCGCGGCGCACTCGACGCACTCGGGCCTGCGGAGTTGCTGGACCGGATGCGGGCGCGACGCACGTCCGCCGAGGACTCGCCGATCACCCACGTCGAGCGCGTCGCGGCACGCGCCG is a genomic window containing:
- a CDS encoding ATP-binding protein translates to MMATVRLSFSPAPVHVRTARLVGVAVARRAGVAEDLLDEVRLAIGEACTRAVALHNQYDLPDLVMVEMSDSDSYTVRVIDRAPIEASVGLAKLPPDELADESLTDEALTTGVGFALLAGFVDDLQVRPVDDGAGTEVRMVWPVSRR
- a CDS encoding STAS domain-containing protein translates to MELSLTTRTVGEHTVLDVGGEVDVYTAPRLRERLVELVDGGSRHVVVDLGRVDFLDSTGLGVLVGALKRLRAAHGTFGLVCAKEPLLKIFRITALDQVFPIHPSVEAATSTSSGDRDDNPPAA